The DNA region tgtacagtgaagtgactcggttatacacatatatacgttctttttttatattcttttccattatcctttatcccaggagattagatatagtttcctgtgctatacagttggaccttgttgtttatccattctgaatgtaatagtttgcatctactaaccccaaactcccagtccatccctctgcctctccccctcccccttggcaaccacagtgtGTTCTCTTttactgtgagtctgtttatgttttgtagataggttcatttttgccatattttacattccccatataagtgatatcacatgttatttgtctttctgacttgcttcacttagcatgataatttctagttgcatccatgttgctgcaaatggcattatttccttatttttttatggctgagtcttattccattgtatatatataccacatcttctttatccattcatctgtcaatggacacgtaggttgtttccatgttttggctattgggaatagtgctgctataaacataggggtgcatgtatctttttgaattatagctttgtccgggtatatgcccaggagtgggattgctggatcatatggtagttctacttttagttttctgaggaacctccatactgttttccgtagtagATACACCAacatacattcccaccaacagtgtaggagggttcttgGGGCAGCTAGTTTAAATAGAGATTATCTGGTTGTTGCagagatatccacatgcaaaagagaatttactgttttataattttaataccaATCCATTAAGATGTATTTATTGCATATTCACAGTATTTCATAGCCTTTAGTCATTGGgagaaaggataaaaatgaatatcaaaaAGGTGACTACCTGACTGTATTCTAAGGGTTTTTATATAGCGAAGTCATAGCTCATAACACATTAAGGGAATTGACACAGCTGCTTTGTAAAGTCAGACATTCTGGAATTGTTCTAGAATAAATCTTAGCtgaaaattaactcaagaaaTTCAGAGCACTGACACCAGTAAGAAAGGAGAATGAGCTTTCCAGCAACATACTTGGTCAGTTGGATCTACTATAATTGTTCTTAAATGCTCACCTAGCAGTTGCTTTAGCAATATATTTCTCCAGGGGGAAAATGGCCAAACAGGAAAACTTGTGTCTCCTCAGCTATTTCTCAGCAGTGATGTTAAGTCTTTTAAATCAGATCTGTCGAGTTTCACGTTCCTACCTCTGAAGCTGTTGGGGATGCCCTAGAGAAAGGCAAGTTGAAAGGCAGCTATCAAAAGTGGGTTCAGGGGGGTGGCCACACATGTGCAGCCTGAGCCGGAGTGATTGGATGGTGCTGCCGTGGCAGGAGCAGCGCAGAGTGGGGCGGCTGCTGGAGATGCCTGacctgttctgttctgttctgagGCCAGCGGTGCGATGGAGCGGGCCAGTGACCATTTACACCTGAGGTGGACTGCGGAACAGCACGTACCAGAGGTAGAAGTCCAAGTCAAACATAGGATAGCCTCACTGAGCAACCAGGAGTGTCACCTGTACCCGAGGCGatctcagcagcagcagcaagtcCCTGTGGTGGATTTCCATGCGGAACTGAGACAGGCATTCTTAGCTGAGATACCAAGAGGTGGTTAAAGCAGTATTGGAACACCCAGGTAGCTGAtttcaagagaaaacaaacaaacaaaataaaaacaggctcTACCTACTGTTTGAAGTTTCTGCCCCAGCTTGCATTGTTTGGTGGAGAACCTTCGACATACCTTAATCTGTAGCCTTCCCTTAGGTCTTAAGGATCCCGAAACTTTCCTGTGGACATTGGATTTGGTGGAGCAGCAATCATGACTGTGGGAAAGAGCAGCAAGGTGCTGCAGCACATTGACTATAGGATGAGATGTGTCCTGCACGATGATTGGATCTTCACTGGCACCTTTAAGGCTTTTGACAAGCATGTGAACTTGATGCTCTGTGATTGTGATGAGTTCAGGAAGATCAAGCCAAAGAATTCGAAGCAGCCAGAGAGTGAAGAAAAGCAGGCTTTGGATCTGGTGTTGCTGTGCCAGGAGAACTTGGTTTCCATGACTGTGGAGGGACCACCCCCCAAAGATACTGGCATTGCTCGGATATCACTtgctggagctggaggaggccCTGCGGTTGGCAGAGCAGCTGGCAGAGGTGTTCCAATTCCCCAGGCTCCTGCTAGATTAGTAGGCCCTGTCCAAGGGGTTGGGGGTGGCATCCCAACAGGTAATGACCCTACAGGGAAGAGGCATTGTAGCAGCTGCTGCAGGTGCTGCTACTGCCAGCACTGCTGGAGCCCCAGCTCAGTATCCACCAGGACAGGGGTCTGCCCCCACACCTGTTGGTTGAGCAACCCTACCTCCAGGAATTATGGCTCCTGCACCTGGTATGGGACCACCCATGGGCCCACCAATTAGGCTCCCCCTACTTGAGGGACTCCAATAGGCATGCCCGCTCCAGGAATGAgaccccctccaccaggaataaGAGGTACACCTCCACCATGAATGTGGCCACCAAGACCCTAGGATACTATTGATCCTTCTTAGTCACTTTTTTCCTGCAGTGCGTCTTGTGGAATGTGTGTAGTGTTTGTGAGCTTTTGTCCCCTCTGCTGCATTAATATTAGCTAATAAATGCATAGAGCAATAAAGAAAAGTGGGTTCAAAAGGAGGTAGATGAACTTCATCTAGAAATTTCAGAGATT from Balaenoptera musculus isolate JJ_BM4_2016_0621 chromosome 19, mBalMus1.pri.v3, whole genome shotgun sequence includes:
- the LOC118885515 gene encoding SNRPN upstream reading frame protein-like; this translates as MERASDHLHLRWTAEQHVPEVEVQVKHRIASLSNQECHLYPRRSQQQQQVPVVDFHAELRQAFLAEIPRGG